In Fructilactobacillus cliffordii, a single genomic region encodes these proteins:
- the ppk1 gene encoding polyphosphate kinase 1, whose product MASEFNYHGKCYNRDLSWLLFNRRVIELANETTTPFLDRFRFLAIAANNLDEFYSVRVPSLQSQMEVTNDKIEKKSGLHYSKILKQLHKRNEKNFKIQYSYFKSLSEQLPVEGLGKITTYKELDDHQREKADQVFDQRILPFLISTTYENNYNLDYLKNKRMALAVKMKLKGKHAIRIVPVPLEIRRTIRLRVEDQTIYLRVEDLIRNNLNTLFDDGKVEDILTFRISRDLDASLDVDKDDNNHDTVKNLRHYLADRERGRITLLAVEDLPDVSHKFLLEFLKKFRIDEQALYRIPGPLDLTFLFPLLKSWEKEKPQLVYPDFQAQEWPDQRSMLQYLQEHDLLLQYPDDSFDQFLTFLREAIADPKTVAIKQTIYRVANNSKVIDLLKEAAQKGIEVTVMIELRARFDEANNLKVTGELEDAGCNIIFGKKYMKVHSKTCLVLTKDGADPEGYVQIGTGNYNESTAKGFVDLSLFSSRKDYVSDLASFFNYLEQPGANPPKYKVLAASPHRIEDMVIQNIQKVKEYYQRTGRGHVFLKVNSLTDVDVIAAIYDAASVGVPFRLIVRGACCLELGVCGPKENIVVSSIVGQFLEHSRIYAFYDEGTALWISSADLMTRNMDNRVELAAPVLDPQMHQVLEHIIAVYDQDDVDGFFMNKGGKYFKYESPKGHSAQQIFLKELAVQPQPKNQLQLAWDRLLNWWQQRKA is encoded by the coding sequence ATGGCAAGTGAGTTTAACTATCACGGCAAATGCTATAACCGCGATTTAAGTTGGTTGCTGTTTAATCGTCGGGTAATTGAACTGGCTAATGAAACGACGACTCCGTTTTTAGATCGCTTCCGATTTTTGGCAATTGCCGCCAATAATCTGGATGAATTTTATAGCGTGCGGGTGCCCAGTTTACAAAGTCAGATGGAAGTTACTAATGACAAGATTGAAAAGAAGTCGGGACTGCACTATTCCAAAATTTTAAAGCAACTCCACAAGCGGAATGAAAAAAACTTTAAGATTCAATACAGTTACTTCAAGAGTTTAAGTGAACAATTACCGGTTGAGGGATTGGGCAAAATTACCACTTACAAAGAACTGGATGATCACCAACGCGAAAAGGCTGATCAAGTTTTCGATCAACGAATTCTGCCGTTCTTAATATCGACCACTTACGAAAACAACTATAACTTAGATTACTTAAAAAACAAACGGATGGCATTAGCCGTCAAGATGAAGTTGAAAGGAAAGCACGCAATTAGAATCGTGCCGGTTCCATTAGAAATTCGGCGAACAATTCGTTTACGGGTTGAGGATCAGACCATTTATCTACGGGTTGAAGATTTAATTCGTAATAATTTGAATACTCTGTTTGATGACGGTAAGGTGGAAGATATTTTGACCTTCCGGATTAGTCGGGATTTGGATGCATCTTTGGATGTTGATAAAGACGACAATAATCATGATACGGTTAAAAACCTGCGACACTACTTGGCTGACCGGGAACGCGGTCGGATCACCTTACTGGCTGTTGAGGATTTACCGGACGTCAGTCATAAGTTTTTGCTGGAATTTTTGAAGAAGTTTCGAATCGATGAACAAGCACTTTACCGAATCCCAGGTCCACTGGATTTAACTTTCTTGTTCCCATTGTTAAAATCATGGGAAAAGGAGAAACCGCAGCTAGTTTATCCAGATTTTCAAGCGCAGGAATGGCCGGATCAACGTTCCATGCTGCAGTATTTACAGGAACATGACTTGTTATTGCAATATCCAGATGATTCGTTTGACCAATTCTTGACCTTTTTACGGGAAGCAATTGCTGATCCGAAAACGGTGGCAATTAAGCAAACCATCTATCGGGTGGCCAACAATTCTAAGGTCATTGACTTACTTAAAGAAGCGGCCCAAAAAGGGATTGAGGTTACCGTGATGATTGAATTGCGGGCTCGGTTTGACGAAGCCAATAACCTCAAGGTGACGGGAGAACTGGAGGATGCCGGTTGTAACATCATCTTTGGGAAGAAATACATGAAGGTTCACAGTAAGACTTGCTTGGTTCTGACCAAGGATGGGGCAGATCCAGAGGGGTACGTTCAGATTGGAACTGGAAATTACAATGAGTCAACGGCCAAGGGCTTTGTCGATTTAAGCCTCTTTTCTAGTCGTAAGGACTACGTGAGCGACTTAGCTTCATTCTTTAATTACCTGGAACAACCTGGGGCTAACCCACCAAAATACAAAGTCCTAGCAGCTTCTCCGCATCGAATTGAGGATATGGTGATTCAGAACATTCAAAAGGTGAAGGAATACTACCAACGCACCGGTCGGGGACACGTTTTCTTGAAAGTTAATTCACTGACGGATGTGGACGTGATTGCCGCCATTTACGATGCAGCGAGTGTCGGTGTGCCGTTCCGCTTAATCGTGCGGGGGGCTTGTTGTCTGGAACTAGGGGTCTGTGGTCCTAAAGAAAACATCGTGGTTTCTAGCATTGTGGGTCAATTCCTGGAACATAGTCGAATTTATGCCTTCTATGATGAAGGGACTGCTCTCTGGATTTCTTCAGCTGATTTAATGACCCGGAACATGGATAATCGGGTAGAATTAGCGGCTCCTGTTTTGGATCCACAGATGCACCAGGTCTTGGAGCACATTATTGCCGTTTATGATCAAGATGATGTGGACGGCTTCTTTATGAACAAAGGGGGCAAGTACTTTAAGTATGAAAGTCCAAAGGGACATTCTGCCCAACAAATCTTTTTAAAAGAATTAGCTGTACAACCCCAACCGAAGAATCAGTTGCAATTAGCTTGGGATCGATTATTGAACTGGTGGCAACAACGCAAAGCGTAA
- a CDS encoding DUF2252 domain-containing protein yields the protein MSKDKKSKKINQKSLVPYEFNQMDITTKTSTELIAEGQRLGLDQEYGRIADYKPHKRDVEKIMDVRNSLLYKKLLNLKRERMSESAFAFFRGTVDIMNHDLDLNSNSGIKTLIGGDAHIGNFGYYGSAEGQLLFDMNDFDESHIGYWDYDVKRLLVSALLVAKQQGFDIKKDVNPFLHKVMKTYIRSLIHLNQLPAMERFIAPNTLENIASAFNVVHDDRDKFDKSFTKIVSKTVKKAVRSNSDYAVQKYTEVVDGKRHFIENDPVTKHVGAKTYERLVNGYYDYRHHARSDVHQFLSEFHIVDIVRHSVGVGSVGTLCYLLLLENSNGDYLVLQIKQALPIYQNAEIYFNKHHSSGEEIVKCQRILQSSSDRFLGYFDTKNYSFYVRQFKDMKGSVKLNKLDWPAYRDYVSVCMNLLARAHSRSSTFPMVIGYLQSQTWMDRAFVNFANQYVKQVELDYQTFIKGEKDGK from the coding sequence ATGAGCAAAGATAAAAAAAGTAAAAAAATTAACCAAAAAAGTTTAGTCCCTTATGAATTTAACCAGATGGATATTACCACTAAAACGAGTACGGAACTAATTGCGGAGGGGCAACGACTTGGATTAGACCAGGAATATGGCAGGATTGCTGATTACAAACCCCACAAACGGGACGTCGAAAAAATTATGGACGTTCGGAATTCGCTTTTGTACAAAAAGCTCCTTAATTTAAAGCGAGAACGGATGTCTGAATCCGCCTTCGCGTTCTTCCGGGGCACGGTTGATATTATGAATCATGACCTAGATTTGAATTCTAATAGTGGGATTAAAACCTTAATTGGAGGTGACGCCCACATCGGAAATTTTGGTTACTATGGTTCTGCTGAAGGCCAATTACTGTTTGATATGAATGATTTCGATGAATCACACATTGGTTATTGGGATTATGACGTCAAGCGACTACTAGTTAGTGCCTTATTAGTGGCTAAACAACAAGGTTTTGACATCAAAAAAGACGTTAATCCTTTCCTACATAAGGTGATGAAAACCTACATACGCTCCCTGATTCATTTGAACCAATTACCAGCCATGGAACGGTTCATTGCGCCGAATACCTTGGAAAACATTGCATCAGCTTTTAACGTGGTACACGATGATCGGGATAAATTTGATAAATCATTCACAAAGATTGTTAGCAAAACGGTTAAAAAGGCCGTCCGCAGTAATTCTGATTACGCGGTACAAAAATATACTGAGGTGGTGGACGGTAAGCGGCACTTCATTGAAAATGATCCAGTGACAAAGCACGTTGGAGCCAAAACCTACGAACGTTTGGTAAATGGTTATTACGATTATCGCCATCATGCTCGCAGTGACGTGCACCAATTTTTATCCGAATTTCACATTGTTGATATCGTGCGCCACAGCGTGGGTGTGGGTAGTGTGGGGACTTTGTGCTACCTGCTTTTGCTAGAAAATAGTAATGGCGACTACCTAGTGCTACAGATTAAGCAGGCCCTGCCGATTTATCAAAATGCAGAAATTTACTTTAACAAGCACCATTCTTCTGGAGAGGAAATTGTGAAATGCCAACGAATTCTACAGAGTTCTTCAGACCGGTTCTTAGGTTACTTTGATACTAAAAATTACAGTTTTTATGTCCGGCAGTTCAAGGATATGAAGGGTTCTGTGAAGTTAAACAAACTGGATTGGCCGGCTTACCGGGACTATGTATCTGTTTGTATGAACCTGTTAGCCCGGGCGCATAGTCGTTCTTCCACGTTTCCCATGGTCATTGGATATCTCCAAAGCCAAACGTGGATGGATCGGGCCTTTGTCAACTTTGCCAACCAATATGTAAAACAAGTAGAACTGGATTACCAGACGTTTATTAAGGGGGAAAAAGATGGCAAGTGA
- a CDS encoding folate family ECF transporter S component has product MNFLRKWGLRPLSLKGMTYLAILMAIEIIVGRFVIGSSSVQFSFTFIVIALIAKWYGPFWSTGVAVIVDFISTLFSGQPYFPGFALSAILVSLIYSIGFFQQKRISWPRVIIVVALITVFINLILNSWWVSIIAHTPFSYFFGVRLGKNLISFPIQTVLLYWVLNNRTIQNLKPTIFK; this is encoded by the coding sequence TTGAATTTTTTACGGAAGTGGGGACTTCGTCCTCTCAGTTTAAAGGGAATGACCTACCTTGCCATTCTAATGGCGATCGAGATTATCGTTGGTCGCTTTGTAATCGGCAGTAGTAGTGTCCAGTTCTCCTTTACCTTTATTGTAATTGCTTTAATCGCCAAATGGTACGGACCGTTCTGGTCCACCGGGGTTGCTGTAATTGTTGATTTCATCTCAACCCTCTTTAGCGGACAACCTTATTTTCCGGGGTTTGCCCTTTCCGCAATTTTAGTTAGTTTAATTTACAGTATTGGTTTTTTCCAGCAAAAACGGATTAGTTGGCCCCGCGTCATCATCGTCGTTGCTCTCATTACTGTCTTCATTAACCTAATTTTGAATTCGTGGTGGGTTTCGATTATTGCCCACACCCCGTTCTCATATTTCTTCGGGGTCCGGCTCGGGAAAAACTTAATTTCCTTCCCGATTCAAACGGTCCTATTATACTGGGTCCTGAATAATCGAACCATTCAAAATTTAAAACCAACTATTTTTAAATAA